The sequence CATAAAGTAAAAGTGTATTTTTAGCCTTTTCTAATACGCTTGCGGTTGTATTTTTTAGATAAAAATTTATCTCAGATGCGGTAATGTTTGCTTTAAGCTTTGGCGAGTTAGAAACTAAATATTCTTCCTTTTCGTTATTTATTTCTATCTGTTCATTTAGCATTAAAGTATCGTCAAAATCGTTATAAAAGCCAAATTCTTTCATAGTTTCTCCTATTATCAAAAACAGGCTTATTTTAATATTAATGGGATTAATGGACTCTGAATTTTATATGTTCCTTTTTGCTCTAAGGTTTAATTTATAATATTTTTTATGTTAAAATCACGGCTTGGTAAAACTAACTTACTAGGAGCACGAATTGAGCGATTTAAGAGATATCCCACAAGTTGATAAAATCATAAAAAACGAAGCATTTTCAGGATTTGATATAAATTTAGTCACATTGCTTGCGAGGCAAATTTTAAATGAAGTTAGAGCTAAAATTTTAAATGAAAATGCAAATTTTGCGTTGCAAGAAATAATAGATTTAATCCTAAACGAATATCATAAATTTAATAAATCAAGCCTTCAAAGAGTGCTAAATTTAACTGGTGTAACCATTCACACAAACCTTGCTAGAAGCGTAATCGATAAAGAAATTTTAAGCCGAGCGACGCCAATTATTACAGGATATTCTAACCTTGAATATAACCTAGAAACGGGCAGTCGTGGTAACAGATATGACTATATAGGCTCACTCATAGCAAGAGCATTTGGCTTTGAAGATGCCATCGTAGTAAATAACAACGCAAGCGCTGTATTTTTGGTGCTAAACACCTTTGCAAGAGGCAGAGAAGTCGTCGTTAGCAGAGGCGAACTAGTCGAGATCGGCGGTAGTTTTAGAGTGCCAGAAGTTATGGCAAATGCGGGCTGCTTTTTGAAAGAGGTTGGCACGACAAACAAAACTAAGCTAAAAGACTACGAAGAGGCAATTAATGAAAATATGGCGATGCTTGTAAAGGTTCATCGCTCAAATTTTGACATTGTGGGTTTTAGCGAAGAGGTTACAGCAAATGAACTAAGCAAATTGGCATGTGAGCAAAATTTGATAGATTATTTTGATCTTGGCAGTGGATTTTACGGAAATTTGCCGTTTAACTTAGATAAAAATGAGCCAGATCTAAAAAATTTAAAGGATGTTTCGCTAGTTAGCTTTAGCGGTGACAAACTCCTTGGTGCAGTGCAGTGCGGCATAATAGTTGGCAAAAAAGAGCTCATCGCAAAGCTTAAAAAAAATCAGCTTTTAAGAATGCTTCGCGTCGATAAAGTGATCATCTCGCTTTTGGCTGAGAGCATGAAAGCTTATTTAAATAAAGAATTTGAGCTAATCACAACACAAAAACTACTTCACAAAAGCGTAAAAGAGCTTGAAAACTTAGCAAATTTTATAAATAAGAATCTAAAAACATCGCTAGAAATCGTTCGCACACAAACCTTTGTAGGAGGCGGTGCGATGCCAAATAAAAAAATTCCAAGCGTGGCTTTGGCGGTTAGTGGAGATGCAGTTTTAAATGAGCAGAAATTTAGGCAAAAAAAGGTAATCGGCCGCATAGAAAATGATAAATTTTTGCTTGATTTAAGAACGCTTTTAGATGAAGATGTAAATGAACTAATAAAAATAATAAATGAAACGGAAGAAAAATGAGTTTAATAATAGGAACAGCAGGGCATATCGACCACGGCAAAACCGCACTTATAAAAGAGCTAAACGGCTTTGAGGGGGATAATCTTGAAGAGGAGAAAAAGCGTGGCATAACGATCGATCTAAGCTTTTCAAATTTAAGTAAAAATGATGAAAATATCGCCTTTATCGATGTGCCTGGGCATGAAAATCTAATAAAAACGATGATAAGTGGCGCATATGGCTTTGATGCGTGTTTGTTTGTTGTGGCGGCAAATGACGGGCTTATGCCTCAAA comes from Campylobacter concisus and encodes:
- the selA gene encoding L-seryl-tRNA(Sec) selenium transferase, with protein sequence MSDLRDIPQVDKIIKNEAFSGFDINLVTLLARQILNEVRAKILNENANFALQEIIDLILNEYHKFNKSSLQRVLNLTGVTIHTNLARSVIDKEILSRATPIITGYSNLEYNLETGSRGNRYDYIGSLIARAFGFEDAIVVNNNASAVFLVLNTFARGREVVVSRGELVEIGGSFRVPEVMANAGCFLKEVGTTNKTKLKDYEEAINENMAMLVKVHRSNFDIVGFSEEVTANELSKLACEQNLIDYFDLGSGFYGNLPFNLDKNEPDLKNLKDVSLVSFSGDKLLGAVQCGIIVGKKELIAKLKKNQLLRMLRVDKVIISLLAESMKAYLNKEFELITTQKLLHKSVKELENLANFINKNLKTSLEIVRTQTFVGGGAMPNKKIPSVALAVSGDAVLNEQKFRQKKVIGRIENDKFLLDLRTLLDEDVNELIKIINETEEK